The Pirellulales bacterium genome contains a region encoding:
- a CDS encoding HlyD family efflux transporter periplasmic adaptor subunit, giving the protein MSTEQSVDPQLLEQTKQQIRSLVAEIAQISKSSVTPLEFYSEFLNRVVQALAAVGGAVWTPGEGGGLQLEYQINLQQTRLAESREDQIRHHRLLQQVLTQGEGMLVAPHSGSGDDDGASNPTEFLLVLSPLKADQQTRGVVEVFQRPGTRPTTQRGYLRFLLQMCELASDFLKTRELRHFTDRQQLWSQLEQFTRSVHLSLDPHETAFTIANEGRRLIECDRVSVAIRHGRKCKIEAISGQDTLDKRSNVVTLLNQLTTAVAATGEPMWYTGDTSNMAPQVEDAVQAYVDEQHSKTVAVLPLKRPAEPGQIEDEEDKRETIGALVVEQIENARPREGMLQRVDVVTEHSSAALSNALAHHDLFLMPLWKTLGKSRVVVEARHLPKTISALIAVVGVIAALFLIPADFDLEGRGVLQPVIRREVFAGIDGDVTDVEVDHGDMVTAGQVVARMRNTDLEVAIRDLLGQLQESDERLDSLRYLTLNSNNRVDQQQRDQAAAEIQALEQKRNALQNELELSREKKKKLEVASPIDGQIVTWDVYDNLIFRPVQRGQVLMQVADPSKDWELEVYMPEDRMGHIAQAQSERGADLPVKFILATDPATEYQGRVTEAHLSAEVRGDQGNTVLIRVAFDKSQLPPNPRPGAGVQAQVHCGRASIGYVWFHDLVAFVQSRILFRFF; this is encoded by the coding sequence ATGAGCACCGAACAATCGGTCGACCCTCAATTGCTCGAACAGACCAAGCAGCAAATCCGCAGCTTGGTTGCCGAGATTGCGCAAATCTCCAAGTCGAGCGTGACGCCCCTCGAGTTCTATTCCGAATTCTTGAACCGCGTCGTCCAGGCCCTCGCGGCCGTGGGGGGGGCGGTTTGGACCCCTGGTGAGGGGGGGGGGCTCCAGCTCGAATACCAGATCAATCTGCAGCAGACGCGCCTCGCCGAAAGCCGCGAAGATCAGATCCGACATCACCGCCTCTTGCAGCAAGTGCTGACGCAGGGCGAAGGGATGCTCGTCGCTCCCCACTCGGGCTCGGGGGACGACGACGGGGCGAGCAACCCGACCGAATTCCTGCTCGTCCTCAGCCCGCTCAAGGCCGACCAGCAGACCCGGGGCGTGGTCGAGGTCTTCCAGCGCCCCGGCACGCGTCCGACGACGCAACGCGGCTATCTCCGCTTCCTGCTCCAGATGTGCGAGCTGGCGAGCGACTTCCTCAAGACACGCGAGCTGCGGCACTTTACCGATCGCCAGCAGTTGTGGTCGCAGCTCGAGCAGTTCACGCGTTCGGTCCATTTGAGCCTCGATCCCCACGAGACCGCTTTTACGATCGCCAACGAAGGTCGCCGCCTGATCGAGTGCGACCGCGTAAGCGTGGCGATTCGACACGGCCGTAAGTGCAAGATCGAAGCGATTAGCGGTCAGGACACTCTCGACAAACGCTCGAACGTCGTCACGCTGCTCAATCAATTGACCACCGCCGTCGCCGCCACCGGCGAGCCGATGTGGTACACCGGCGACACGTCGAACATGGCGCCCCAGGTGGAAGACGCCGTACAGGCGTATGTGGACGAACAGCACTCGAAGACCGTGGCCGTGTTGCCCCTCAAGCGTCCGGCCGAGCCGGGACAGATCGAGGACGAAGAAGACAAACGCGAGACGATCGGCGCGCTCGTCGTCGAGCAGATCGAAAACGCCCGCCCGCGCGAAGGCATGTTGCAGCGCGTGGACGTCGTCACCGAGCATAGTAGCGCCGCTCTGTCGAACGCCCTGGCGCATCACGACCTGTTCCTGATGCCCCTCTGGAAAACGCTGGGCAAGTCGCGCGTCGTCGTCGAGGCGCGGCATTTGCCCAAGACGATCAGCGCGCTGATCGCCGTCGTCGGCGTAATCGCGGCGCTGTTCCTCATTCCCGCCGATTTCGATCTCGAAGGCCGCGGCGTGTTGCAGCCCGTCATTCGCCGCGAGGTCTTCGCGGGCATCGATGGCGACGTCACCGACGTCGAGGTCGATCATGGCGATATGGTGACCGCGGGCCAGGTCGTGGCCCGCATGCGCAATACCGATCTCGAAGTGGCCATCCGCGATCTGCTCGGCCAGTTGCAGGAATCGGACGAACGTCTCGATTCGTTGCGTTACCTGACGCTGAACAGCAACAACCGCGTCGATCAGCAGCAGCGCGACCAGGCCGCGGCCGAGATCCAGGCCCTCGAACAGAAACGCAATGCGCTGCAGAACGAGCTCGAACTGAGCCGCGAGAAGAAAAAGAAGCTGGAAGTCGCCAGCCCGATCGACGGGCAGATCGTCACCTGGGACGTGTACGACAACTTGATCTTCCGCCCCGTGCAGCGCGGTCAGGTGCTGATGCAGGTGGCCGATCCGTCGAAGGATTGGGAGCTCGAGGTCTACATGCCCGAGGACCGCATGGGGCACATCGCGCAGGCGCAATCCGAGAGGGGGGCCGACCTGCCGGTGAAGTTCATTCTGGCGACTGATCCCGCCACCGAGTACCAGGGGCGCGTCACAGAGGCGCACCTCTCGGCCGAGGTCCGCGGCGATCAGGGCAACACCGTGTTGATCCGCGTGGCCTTCGACAAGAGTCAATTGCCGCCGAATCCTCGACCGGGCGCGGGGGTGCAAGCGCAGGTGCATTGCGGCCGGGCGTCGATCGGCTACGTCTGGTTCCACGACCTCGTGGCGTTCGTGCAATCGAGAATTCTGTTCCGGTTTTTCTAG
- a CDS encoding HlyD family efflux transporter periplasmic adaptor subunit has translation MNVLFPVLTAIALAGQAPAERGNSAPIQSAGEVTLPRCLLALIEEAEVPAREAGQLVALEAYEGQSVDKDDFLGQIDDSIAKMEKIVAQKELAISEEEASSMINIHFSEKATKVAQMEYEKAVDANKQFKETVSHSELMKRLFEWERSRLSIEKALQDQKIAKLTADAKGAQVDASDQKIQHRVITAPIPGIVVRKFKKYGEWVNPGDPVVRIIRMDRLRIEGLVDADYYSAVDLNGRRATVRAELPHGRVEQFDGKIVYVHPEIEPGHKRRVWAEVVNRREDDEWLLQPGLRADMTIHLQSPAVGAEGLSGSSAPNQGRYR, from the coding sequence ATGAACGTGCTCTTCCCAGTCCTTACCGCGATCGCCCTGGCTGGTCAGGCTCCGGCCGAACGGGGCAACAGCGCGCCGATTCAATCGGCGGGCGAAGTGACGCTGCCACGCTGCCTGCTGGCCCTCATCGAAGAGGCCGAGGTACCTGCCCGCGAAGCCGGCCAACTCGTCGCGCTCGAGGCGTACGAAGGGCAATCGGTCGATAAGGACGACTTCCTCGGCCAGATCGACGATAGCATTGCCAAGATGGAGAAAATCGTCGCCCAAAAGGAACTGGCCATTTCCGAGGAAGAGGCCAGCAGCATGATCAACATCCACTTTTCGGAAAAGGCGACGAAGGTCGCCCAAATGGAATACGAGAAGGCGGTCGACGCGAACAAGCAGTTCAAGGAAACGGTCTCGCACAGCGAGTTGATGAAGCGTCTGTTCGAGTGGGAACGCTCGCGACTCTCGATCGAGAAGGCCCTGCAGGACCAGAAGATCGCCAAGCTGACGGCCGATGCCAAGGGAGCCCAGGTCGATGCCTCCGATCAGAAGATTCAGCACCGCGTCATCACGGCCCCCATCCCGGGCATCGTGGTGCGCAAGTTCAAGAAGTATGGCGAATGGGTGAACCCCGGCGATCCGGTGGTGCGCATCATTCGTATGGATCGCTTGCGGATCGAAGGGCTCGTTGACGCGGACTACTACAGTGCCGTCGATCTCAACGGTCGCCGCGCCACGGTGCGTGCCGAGTTGCCGCATGGCCGCGTCGAGCAGTTCGACGGCAAGATCGTCTACGTGCATCCCGAGATCGAGCCGGGGCACAAGCGGCGCGTCTGGGCCGAGGTGGTCAATCGTCGCGAGGATGACGAGTGGCTGCTGCAGCCGGGGCTGCGGGCCGACATGACGATTCACTTGCAAAGCCCCGCCGTCGGCGCCGAGGGCCTCAGCGGCTCGAGCGCGCCGAATCAGGGACGCTATCGCTGA
- a CDS encoding HlyD family efflux transporter periplasmic adaptor subunit: MATLADSLVSSSARQLTLRKRPDLTAEKQRYQGCTYWVVKDPVGLNYFRFHEEEYAILQMLDGKISLDEIKERFERQFPPEKITVTELQQFLGTLHRSGLVIANVPGQGHQLRLRHGERRRKELLGALSNVLAIRFKGIDPDRLLTWMLPHVRFMFHPATVTLCMLFALSALTLVTVQFDVFQSKLPTFHQFFTLQNAFWLSVTLGVTKVIHEFGHGLSCKYFGGECHEMGVMVLVLTPCLYCNVSDSWMLPNKWHRAAIGAAGMYIEVVIASICTFIWWFSEPGMLNHLALSTMFVCSVSTLIFNANPLLRYDGYYILSDITEIPNLRQKATSILSRTLSEWCLGIEQPDDPFLPERNQMFFAAYSVAAAVYRWFVVFSIMWFLYKIFEPYRLQIIGQAIILLGLYGLLVQPLWKLGKFFYVPGRIDKVKRKNLLGSLAVVAAVAAAILFIPLPFRVLSTFEVQPHNARPVYIDVPGTLEKIDVREGAVVEKGTQLAMLSSIDVQIDISKLEGQRALFTAQIDSLERQILNNDRLAALQLPDTKVQLETVLDQLRERETDRKRLTLTAPMTGTVLPPPETPKKDDPTRQLPTWHGTPLQHRNLGSFLQPGVLFCQIGDPKKLEAVLVVDQADIDFLAEGQEVDLKLDELPGETFHGTIHRISKDELKVSPKQLSNKAGGELPTKTDESGVERPLSTSYQAQVLLEDPSGVMRLGLRGTAKIHAGHRTIGQRLYRFLYQTFNFRM; encoded by the coding sequence ATGGCGACTCTCGCCGACAGCCTGGTTTCCAGTTCCGCCCGCCAGCTCACGCTGCGCAAGCGACCCGATCTTACGGCGGAGAAGCAACGCTATCAGGGTTGCACCTATTGGGTGGTCAAGGATCCGGTCGGACTCAACTACTTCCGCTTTCACGAAGAGGAATATGCCATCTTGCAGATGCTCGATGGCAAGATCAGTCTCGACGAGATCAAGGAGCGGTTCGAGCGGCAGTTCCCCCCCGAGAAAATCACCGTCACCGAGTTGCAGCAGTTCCTGGGCACGCTGCATCGCAGCGGGCTCGTGATCGCCAATGTGCCGGGGCAAGGGCACCAGTTGCGGCTGCGCCACGGGGAACGTCGCCGCAAGGAACTTCTCGGCGCCCTGTCGAACGTGCTGGCGATACGGTTCAAGGGGATCGACCCCGATCGCCTGCTCACCTGGATGCTGCCCCATGTCAGGTTCATGTTCCATCCGGCGACGGTGACGCTGTGCATGCTGTTCGCGCTTTCGGCGCTGACGCTCGTCACCGTGCAGTTCGACGTTTTCCAGTCGAAGCTGCCCACGTTCCATCAGTTCTTCACGCTGCAGAACGCCTTCTGGCTATCGGTGACGCTGGGGGTGACGAAGGTTATCCACGAGTTCGGCCACGGGTTGTCGTGCAAGTATTTCGGCGGCGAGTGCCACGAAATGGGCGTGATGGTGCTGGTGTTAACCCCCTGTCTTTACTGCAACGTCTCGGACTCGTGGATGTTGCCCAATAAGTGGCACCGCGCGGCGATCGGCGCGGCTGGCATGTACATCGAGGTCGTCATCGCCTCGATCTGCACGTTTATCTGGTGGTTCAGCGAGCCGGGCATGCTGAATCACCTGGCCTTGAGCACGATGTTCGTCTGCTCGGTGAGCACGCTCATTTTCAACGCCAATCCGCTGCTGCGCTACGACGGCTACTACATCCTCTCGGACATCACCGAGATTCCAAACCTGCGCCAAAAGGCCACCTCGATTCTCAGCCGCACGTTGAGCGAGTGGTGCCTGGGCATCGAGCAGCCCGACGATCCGTTCCTGCCGGAGCGGAACCAGATGTTCTTCGCCGCCTACAGCGTGGCGGCGGCCGTCTATCGCTGGTTCGTCGTCTTCTCGATCATGTGGTTCCTCTACAAGATCTTCGAGCCCTACCGACTGCAGATCATCGGGCAGGCGATCATTCTGCTGGGCCTGTATGGCCTGCTGGTCCAGCCATTGTGGAAGTTGGGCAAATTCTTCTACGTGCCCGGGAGAATCGACAAGGTGAAACGCAAGAATCTGCTGGGTTCGCTCGCCGTGGTCGCGGCCGTGGCCGCGGCGATCTTGTTCATCCCCCTGCCGTTCCGTGTGCTCAGCACGTTCGAAGTGCAACCCCACAACGCCAGGCCGGTTTACATTGACGTGCCTGGCACGCTCGAGAAAATCGACGTGCGCGAAGGCGCCGTGGTCGAAAAGGGGACGCAACTGGCGATGTTGTCGAGCATCGACGTGCAGATCGACATCTCCAAGCTCGAAGGACAACGGGCCTTGTTCACGGCCCAGATCGACAGCCTCGAGCGACAGATACTCAATAACGACCGACTGGCCGCCTTGCAGCTTCCCGACACGAAGGTCCAACTCGAAACGGTCCTCGATCAGCTCCGCGAGCGCGAGACCGATCGCAAGCGGCTGACGCTGACCGCGCCCATGACGGGCACCGTGCTCCCCCCCCCGGAGACGCCCAAGAAGGACGATCCGACGCGCCAGCTACCCACCTGGCACGGGACACCGCTCCAGCATCGCAATCTGGGCAGCTTTCTGCAGCCGGGCGTCTTGTTCTGCCAGATCGGCGACCCCAAGAAGCTCGAGGCAGTGCTCGTCGTCGATCAGGCCGACATCGACTTCCTGGCCGAAGGTCAGGAGGTCGACCTCAAGCTCGACGAGTTGCCGGGCGAGACATTCCACGGCACGATCCACCGCATCTCGAAGGACGAACTCAAGGTCAGCCCGAAGCAGTTGTCGAACAAGGCCGGTGGCGAGCTCCCCACGAAGACCGACGAAAGTGGCGTCGAGCGACCGCTGAGCACCTCGTACCAGGCCCAGGTCCTGCTCGAAGACCCGAGTGGCGTGATGCGACTCGGCTTGCGCGGCACCGCCAAAATCCACGCCGGCCATCGCACCATCGGGCAACGTCTGTATCGCTTTCTGTATCAGACGTTCAATTTCCGGATGTAG
- a CDS encoding putative addiction module antidote protein has protein sequence MMSKAKIKPSVSHDKALVRELRERPQFAVEYLKAALEDTEEPKVLLLALHHIAEAHGISKIAKAAGIERESLYRALSPRGNPRLSTLVAVSRAMGLQLTVEPVGK, from the coding sequence ATGATGAGTAAAGCGAAGATTAAACCGAGCGTTTCTCACGACAAGGCACTCGTTCGCGAGTTGCGCGAGCGGCCTCAATTCGCCGTCGAGTACCTGAAGGCGGCGCTCGAGGACACCGAAGAACCGAAGGTGCTGCTGCTTGCCCTGCACCACATTGCCGAGGCACATGGAATCAGCAAGATTGCCAAAGCGGCAGGCATCGAGCGAGAAAGTCTCTACCGAGCACTTTCGCCGCGCGGCAATCCGCGACTATCGACACTGGTGGCCGTATCGCGAGCCATGGGGTTGCAGCTCACGGTCGAGCCTGTCGGCAAATAG
- a CDS encoding DUF2088 domain-containing protein — protein MSGYPQMFRVRQTFERPRVLDIPAEVKSQLARLSLRDRIQPGETVAISAGSRGIANIATIIKAIVDHLQGIGAKPFIVPAMGSHGGGTAEGQRGILAGYGITESAMGCPIQASMETVIVCQTAEGIPVHFDKHAYGANHVVVCGRIKPHTGFVGDIESGLMKMMLIGLGKHEGAKIYHRAINDYSFGQIVRSVADRVLAECRVVAGVGIVENGYDETALIEAVAPAQFESREKELLVLAKRWMPRLPFRTADVLIIEEIGKNISGAGMDTNVVGRKFHDHKALDDEWPKVKRIMVRGLTEETHGNAAGIGIAEFCTTRCYEQIDFNITRINCLTGGHPSGAQVPVYYDTDREVLDAALSTCGLREGNASRILWIRNTLHLSEVECAECYLDEARQRDDLEIIVEPREMPFGPDGNLEPFDPELVGGPAH, from the coding sequence ATGTCCGGCTATCCGCAGATGTTCCGTGTCCGTCAGACGTTCGAACGCCCGCGCGTCCTTGACATTCCGGCCGAGGTCAAGTCGCAGCTCGCGCGACTCTCGCTGCGCGACCGTATCCAGCCGGGCGAGACGGTGGCCATCAGCGCCGGGAGCCGCGGCATTGCCAACATCGCCACGATCATCAAGGCGATTGTGGACCACCTGCAGGGGATCGGCGCGAAGCCATTCATCGTGCCGGCGATGGGGAGCCACGGCGGTGGCACGGCCGAGGGACAGCGGGGCATTCTGGCGGGCTACGGCATCACCGAAAGCGCGATGGGCTGCCCGATCCAGGCGTCGATGGAAACGGTGATCGTCTGCCAGACGGCCGAGGGGATTCCCGTCCATTTCGACAAGCACGCCTACGGGGCCAATCACGTGGTCGTCTGTGGCCGCATCAAGCCCCATACCGGCTTTGTCGGCGATATCGAAAGTGGCCTGATGAAGATGATGCTCATCGGGCTGGGCAAGCACGAAGGGGCGAAGATCTATCACCGCGCGATCAACGACTACAGCTTCGGACAGATCGTGCGGAGCGTGGCCGACCGCGTGCTGGCCGAGTGCCGCGTCGTGGCGGGCGTGGGCATCGTCGAGAACGGCTACGACGAGACCGCGCTGATCGAGGCGGTCGCGCCGGCGCAGTTCGAATCGCGCGAGAAGGAACTGCTCGTGCTGGCGAAGCGCTGGATGCCGCGACTCCCCTTCCGCACGGCCGACGTGCTGATTATCGAAGAGATCGGCAAGAATATCTCGGGCGCCGGCATGGATACGAACGTCGTGGGACGCAAGTTCCACGATCACAAGGCGCTCGACGACGAGTGGCCCAAGGTCAAACGCATCATGGTTCGCGGACTGACCGAGGAAACGCATGGCAACGCCGCCGGTATCGGCATCGCCGAATTCTGCACCACGCGCTGCTACGAGCAGATCGACTTCAACATCACCCGCATCAACTGCCTGACGGGGGGGCATCCCTCGGGGGCCCAGGTGCCGGTTTACTACGACACCGATCGCGAGGTATTGGACGCGGCCCTGTCGACGTGCGGCCTGCGCGAAGGGAACGCGTCGCGCATCCTCTGGATTCGCAACACGCTGCACCTTTCGGAAGTCGAGTGCGCGGAATGCTACCTGGACGAGGCACGCCAGCGCGACGATCTGGAAATCATCGTCGAGCCGCGCGAGATGCCCTTCGGTCCCGACGGCAACCTGGAACCTTTCGACCCGGAACTGGTCGGCGGCCCGGCGCATTGA
- a CDS encoding glucuronate isomerase: MSLELRGRLFDELDRLVIVDPHTHINPHAPAAANLGDILGYHYYTELAHSAGMPREQIEQPGIEPREKVRRLVTNLAPLDNTIQYSWLMEMARRLFDFDEERLTPENWERLYDRVSQRAAAPDWSQQVLEKSRLSAVFLTNDFDDPLEGFDTKVYIPCLRTDDLVFHLARPEVRERLQKSTNLSVDSVTALRQAIAARFEHFTQRGARACAISLPPDFSPASVSNHDAETAVEKLLAAGVAADAETRSVVARFVFWTLAEMCAEYRLPFDLMIGVNRAVYAGGVYQGQDLYDSRVSLIQYRELFNAFPRVTFPISVLASVTNQELVSYSWIFPNVVTNGHWWYSNTPNYIEFDAAARLEAVPRTKQIGYYSDMYKLEFALPKFAMYKRILAKILAERFVLDRGWSESRAVALGTEVLRDNTTRIFGEV, translated from the coding sequence ATGTCGTTGGAGCTTCGTGGGCGTTTGTTCGACGAGTTGGATCGGTTGGTGATTGTCGACCCGCACACGCACATCAACCCCCACGCGCCGGCCGCCGCGAATCTGGGCGACATCCTGGGTTACCACTACTACACCGAGCTGGCGCACTCGGCCGGCATGCCCCGCGAGCAGATCGAGCAGCCCGGCATCGAGCCCCGTGAAAAGGTGCGCCGACTCGTCACGAATCTCGCCCCGCTCGACAACACGATCCAATACAGTTGGCTTATGGAGATGGCGCGCCGACTCTTCGACTTCGATGAGGAGCGGCTCACCCCCGAGAACTGGGAACGACTGTACGACCGCGTCTCGCAGCGGGCCGCCGCCCCCGACTGGTCGCAACAGGTGCTCGAGAAGAGCCGCCTATCGGCCGTCTTCCTGACGAACGATTTCGACGATCCGCTCGAGGGCTTCGACACGAAGGTCTATATCCCCTGCCTGCGTACGGACGATCTCGTCTTCCACCTGGCCAGACCCGAGGTGCGCGAGCGGCTGCAAAAGTCGACGAACCTCTCCGTCGATAGCGTGACGGCCTTGCGCCAGGCGATCGCGGCGCGGTTCGAGCACTTTACGCAGCGCGGCGCCCGGGCCTGTGCCATCTCGCTCCCTCCCGACTTTTCGCCAGCCTCGGTATCGAACCACGATGCCGAAACGGCGGTCGAGAAGCTCCTCGCGGCCGGTGTTGCGGCCGATGCGGAGACTCGCAGCGTGGTGGCGCGCTTCGTCTTCTGGACGCTGGCCGAGATGTGCGCCGAGTACCGCCTCCCCTTCGATCTCATGATCGGCGTAAACCGCGCCGTCTACGCCGGCGGCGTTTACCAGGGGCAGGATCTCTACGACAGCCGCGTGTCGCTCATTCAGTATCGCGAGCTGTTCAACGCCTTCCCCCGGGTCACGTTCCCCATTTCCGTGCTGGCCAGCGTGACGAACCAGGAGTTGGTGAGCTATAGCTGGATCTTTCCCAACGTGGTTACCAATGGGCACTGGTGGTATTCGAACACCCCGAATTACATCGAGTTCGATGCGGCGGCTCGTCTCGAAGCGGTCCCCCGCACGAAGCAAATCGGCTACTACAGCGATATGTACAAGCTGGAATTCGCCCTGCCGAAGTTCGCCATGTACAAGCGGATCCTGGCCAAGATCCTGGCCGAGCGGTTCGTGCTCGACCGCGGCTGGAGCGAGTCTCGCGCCGTGGCCCTGGGGACGGAAGTCTTGCGCGACAACACCACTCGTATTTTCGGTGAAGTATAA